CGAGGACCTCGTTCTTGCTACCGGCGCCGAGCAACTTCTTGGACAGCCCGGCGAGCCACGCGAGGCGGAGGGAAGGGGAGTCGAGGGGATTGGAGAAGAGCGTCACGGGGCTCGTTCCTCAGTAGCTCGACAGGACCGAGCTTCGCCCGCCCTGTATCGGTGTGCCCGGGAGAGTGCTCACGCTGTCGACGGAGACGCCGTGCACGCTCGTCCTCACCAGACCGTCGCTGCCACCGTAGGAGTTCTTGGCCGACTGCACCTTGCCACCCAGCTCGTGCAACGCCGACGCGAGTGTCTTGGCCTCCGCTTCCCAGGCCTTGACGAAAGCGTTCAGTGCCGACGCGGCGTCGTCCCCGCCCGCGTCGGCGTACGAGTAACTGGTGCGGGGCCTGACGGCCGAGCTGACGCCGTCCATGTCCGTACCGGCGTCGTCGAGTTGCTGGGCCTGGCCGGTCATCCCCGCCTTGATCTGGTAGCCGTCAAAGCCCACCGCGACTCCCCCGAATGCGTTCGATCATGACGGCAGGCAGGCTAACACCCAGCGCATATAAGACGATCACCTGCCATGGGACGCACACATCTCCTCGACATCACCCACTCGACGGCACGCCCCGGCGCTCGCGCCGGCTCGGCGATCGGACACGACTCGGCGTCGGCGGAGGCGGCTCGCGCCCCGCTCCGGGCCCGCGCCCCGGGACGGGCGCCACCATGGCGTACGGACGGGCGACCGCGCCACACTGGCATCGGACCGAGGGCCGGGGCAGGTGCTCCCACGCCCGCCCTCGGACCATGGCGGCGGTTCCCGTTCGACGATGGGGGAAGAGATGCCACGAAGCGGTGACCTCGCGCAGCGCAGGGCCACGCTGGAGGACGAGTGGTCGCGTGTGATCCCGGGCCTCAAGTCCCCCGGCTCCCTCGGCCGTACAGGCCGCGTCCTCAGCCAGGAGGTGACCGAGTCCTGGGCCCGTTCCCTGGCGAGCGTGGACCCGGCCCGGGCCAGCGCACCTGAGTCCGGAGACGGCGCGGTGCACCACCTGTGGAGCGGTTCACCGCTGCGCGGCCCGGTCGACGCGCTCGCGGACGAGCTCCGCAGCGTCGCGGACGACGCCGGTTTCGTCACCGCCGTCACCGACGCGTCGGGCACGATTCTGTGGACGTGCGGGGGACGGACGATGCGGCGGCGTGCGGAGCGGGTCAACTTCGCGCCCGGCGGGCGGTGGGGCGAAGAGGCGATGGGCACGAACGCCCTTTCGCTGGCCCTGCGCACCGGGCGTCCCAGCACCGTCTTCTCCGCCGAACACCTGGTCACGGCACTGCACGGCTGGGTCTGTTACTGCGCCCCCGTCCACGGACCCGACGGTCGCGTTCTCGGGGTCCTGGACCTGTCCACGACCTGGGACCGCTCACACCCCCTGGCCATGGCCACGGTGCGTGGTCTGGTCTCCGCCGTCGAGGCAGGTCTGCGCACCGGGACGCCCGGCGCACCGCTGACGGCCGGCACCCCTGCGCTGCGCCTGACGTGCCTCGGCGCGGAGAGCGCGGAAAGCGCCGTACGTCCGGGGGTTCGACTGAGGCTGCGGCCAAGGCAGTTGGAGATCCTCACCCTTCTGGCGCTCGAACCCGAGGGCTACGCTCCGGAGCGGCTGCGCGCGTCCTTGTACGGCGACCGTCCCGTCACCGCGTCGACGTTCAAGGCGGAGATCTCCCATCTGCGCCGGGCCCTGGGCGGCCATGTCGCCACGCGCCGGTACGCGCTCACGGCTCCGGTCTCGTGCGACGCCGTCGACGTCCTGCGCGCACTGCGGGCGGGCGACACGGAGACCGCGCTGCGCCTGTACCGCGGCCCGCTGCTCCCCCGTTCCCAGGCGCCGGGCATCGAGGAGTGGCGCACCTGCCTGGAGGTCGCGGTGCGCGAGGCCGTTCTCACGAGCGACCGTCCCGAACACGCCCTGGCGTACGGCGAACGGGCACCGTACGACGCGGAGGTCCACAGGCACGCGTTGCGCCTTCTCGACGCGGGTGACGCGCGCCGCGCCATCGCGGCGGGACGGCTGGCCTCCACGGCGTAGGGCCGGCCGGATGGCGCCAACCTCACGCCAACCTTCGGGGCCCACGGTGGTCGCACGCGACGGCGCGGTCGTCGTGCCGTCGAACCCACCGTCCACGTCACCGAGGAGAGCCGCCATGGTGTACGCGCAGCCAGGAACGGAAGGCAGCATCGTCGCCTTCGCCCCGCGATACGACAACTTCATCGGCGGCGAATGGGTCGCCCCGGTCGAGGGCCGGTACTTCGACAACCCGTCGCCGGTGAACGGCAAGGTCTTCTGCCAGGTCGCGCGTTCCTCGGCGGCCGATGTCGAACTCGCCCTGGACGCGGCGCACGCCGCCGCCGACCGGTGGGGCCGCACCTCGGCAGCGGAACGCGCCAACATCCTCAACAGGATCGCGGACCGGATCGAGGAACACCTCGAGGAGATCGCGGTGGCCGAGACCTGGGAGAACGGCAAGCCGGTCCGGGAGACGCTGGCCGCCGACATCCCCCTGGCGATCGACCACTTCCGGTATTTCGCCGGGGTGGTGCGCGCGCAGGAGGGCAGCATCGCCGAGATCGACGCGGACACGGTCGCGTACCACTTCCACGAGCCGCTGGGCGTGGTCGGTCAGATCATCCCGTGGAACTTCCCGATCCTGATGGCGACCTGGAAGCTCGCGCCCGCTCTCGCGGCGGGCAACTGCGTGGTCATCAAGCCGGCGGAGCAGACGCCCGCCAGTCTGCTGCTGGTCGTCGAGCTGATCGCGGACCTGCTGCCTCCGGGCGTGGTCAACGTCGTCAACGGATTCGGCATCGAGGCGGGCAAACCACTCGCGTCCAGCTCGCGGGTCGCGAAGGTGGCCTTCACCGGGGAGACCACGACCGGCCGCCTGATCATGCAGTACGCGAGCGAGAACATCATTCCCGTCACGCTGGAACTGGGCGGCAAGAGCCCGAACATCTTCCTGCCCGACGTGATGGCCGCCGACGACGACTTCCTGGACAAGGCGGTCGAGGGCCTCGTGATGTTCGCCCTCAATTCGGGCGAGGTGTGCACCTCCCCCTCCCGGGCCCTGGTCCACTCCTCGATCTACGACGAGTTCATGGCCCGCTGCATCGAGCGGACCCGGGCCATCGTCGGCGGCGACCCGCTGGACCCGGCGACCATGATCGGCGCGCAGGCGAGCAACGAGCAGTACGAGAAGATCCTCTCCTACGTCGACATCGGCAGGAACGAAGGCGCCGAGATCCTCACCGGCGGCACTCCCCGGACCGTGTCCGGCCTGGAGGACGGCTTCTACATCGAGCCGACCGTCTTCCGCGGCACCAACGACATGCGGATCTTCCAGGAGGAGATCTTCGGCCCGGTCCTCTCCGTCACCACGTACGACTCGGTCGCCGAGGCCCTGAAGATCGCCAACGACACGCTGTACGGGCTCGGCGCGGGCGTGTGGACCCGGGACGGCAACACCGCCTACCGGCTCGGCCGCGAGATCAAGGCGGGCCGCGTGTGGACCAACTGCTACCACGCCTACCCCGCCCACGCGGCATTCGGCGGCTACAAGAACTCCGGCATCGGCCGCGAGAACCACAAGATGATGCTCGACCACTACCAGCAGACGAAGAACCTTCTGGTGTCCTACAGCCCCAAAAAACTCGGGTTCTTCTAGAGCCGGAAGCCGGTCGTCCGGGGCCGTCGTCGCGCTCCGGACGACCGGCCCACGGTCGCTTTCGGCGAACGAGGGGAAGAGACCCGGACCACTCAGGCAGATGAGACCGCAGGCCGACGAGGCGATGTCCCGTCGGAGTTCGAGGCGCCGTTCTCGTCGCACAGCTGGTGAGGGCGAGGGACTGCTCGACAGCCTCGGGCTCACCGGCGCCTGCCGCCGGCGTCCACGCAGCGTTCCCCGGGCCGCTCCCGGTGCCCCTCCCTACCGGGGCGCGAGGGGCCTGTTCCTGCGCGGTTTCAACGGAACGTTCGGCATTTCCGGAGCAGGCAGAGGAGCTCCGTCGTACCCCGTCACCTCGCCGAAGCGTCGCCCCTCCGTCCAGTCCTGACGTGCCTGCACGATCTCCTCCGTCGACCGCGCGACGAAGTTCCACCACATGACGATCTCCTCCCCGAAGGGAGGTCCTCCCAGGAGGACTGCCCGCGCCGGGGCGTCGGTCTCATTGACCATCGTCAGGGTGTCCGCGCCGCGAGGGACATAGCCGAGTTCGGCAGGCCGCAGCACAGTGTCGGCCATGCGGACGTCCCCGCTGTCCACGAGGAGGCCGTGCTCGAAAGTGGTGTCCACGGCAAGAGTGAGCGTCGCACGGGGTCCGATGACGATCTCGGCGCCGAGCAGCGGCGTGAAGGCCCGGGCCGGGGAGGTCCGGCCGACGAGCGAGCCCAGGAAGACCCTGATTTCGGCCCCGTCTACCTGCGCGGGTTCGGGCACGTAGTGCTGGAAGTCCGGGGCGGTGTGGCGGTGTTCCTCGGGGAGCGCGACCCACAACTGGACGCCGTGGAGAACGGCGGTGCCCGGAGTGGAGACCTCCGAGTGGGCGATGCCGTGTCCGCCGGTCATGAGGTTCATCTCACCGGGCCGGATCAGGGCGTGGGTGCCGAGGGTGTCGCGATGCTCGATCTCTCCGCTGAACAGCCAGCTCACCGTCTGCAGGCCGGTGTGTGGATGCGGGGGCATGTCCATTCCGCCCGAGACCGCGACGTCGTGCGGGCCGTAATGATCGGCGAAGCACCAGGCGCCGATGAGTGTGCGCTTCCGCTGGGGCAGCGTCCGACGCACGCGCATCGCACGTGGACCCCCGAGAGGGACCTCACGCGCCGACAGGACATCGATCCCGGGGGCTCCTGCCGGCCGGTCGTCCTCCACGAGCTCACCGCAGCGTAGAGCCGGGGCATCGGTTTCCGCGTTGCTCATCGAGAGCACCTCCCACTTGATCCAGTTGTCACGTCAAGCATCGGCTCACAAGGCAGGCCGATGGCCGAAGCACCCGTACGAAC
The DNA window shown above is from Streptomyces sp. Alt3 and carries:
- a CDS encoding helix-turn-helix domain-containing protein; translation: MPRSGDLAQRRATLEDEWSRVIPGLKSPGSLGRTGRVLSQEVTESWARSLASVDPARASAPESGDGAVHHLWSGSPLRGPVDALADELRSVADDAGFVTAVTDASGTILWTCGGRTMRRRAERVNFAPGGRWGEEAMGTNALSLALRTGRPSTVFSAEHLVTALHGWVCYCAPVHGPDGRVLGVLDLSTTWDRSHPLAMATVRGLVSAVEAGLRTGTPGAPLTAGTPALRLTCLGAESAESAVRPGVRLRLRPRQLEILTLLALEPEGYAPERLRASLYGDRPVTASTFKAEISHLRRALGGHVATRRYALTAPVSCDAVDVLRALRAGDTETALRLYRGPLLPRSQAPGIEEWRTCLEVAVREAVLTSDRPEHALAYGERAPYDAEVHRHALRLLDAGDARRAIAAGRLASTA
- the adh gene encoding aldehyde dehydrogenase; this translates as MVYAQPGTEGSIVAFAPRYDNFIGGEWVAPVEGRYFDNPSPVNGKVFCQVARSSAADVELALDAAHAAADRWGRTSAAERANILNRIADRIEEHLEEIAVAETWENGKPVRETLAADIPLAIDHFRYFAGVVRAQEGSIAEIDADTVAYHFHEPLGVVGQIIPWNFPILMATWKLAPALAAGNCVVIKPAEQTPASLLLVVELIADLLPPGVVNVVNGFGIEAGKPLASSSRVAKVAFTGETTTGRLIMQYASENIIPVTLELGGKSPNIFLPDVMAADDDFLDKAVEGLVMFALNSGEVCTSPSRALVHSSIYDEFMARCIERTRAIVGGDPLDPATMIGAQASNEQYEKILSYVDIGRNEGAEILTGGTPRTVSGLEDGFYIEPTVFRGTNDMRIFQEEIFGPVLSVTTYDSVAEALKIANDTLYGLGAGVWTRDGNTAYRLGREIKAGRVWTNCYHAYPAHAAFGGYKNSGIGRENHKMMLDHYQQTKNLLVSYSPKKLGFF
- a CDS encoding pirin family protein, coding for MSNAETDAPALRCGELVEDDRPAGAPGIDVLSAREVPLGGPRAMRVRRTLPQRKRTLIGAWCFADHYGPHDVAVSGGMDMPPHPHTGLQTVSWLFSGEIEHRDTLGTHALIRPGEMNLMTGGHGIAHSEVSTPGTAVLHGVQLWVALPEEHRHTAPDFQHYVPEPAQVDGAEIRVFLGSLVGRTSPARAFTPLLGAEIVIGPRATLTLAVDTTFEHGLLVDSGDVRMADTVLRPAELGYVPRGADTLTMVNETDAPARAVLLGGPPFGEEIVMWWNFVARSTEEIVQARQDWTEGRRFGEVTGYDGAPLPAPEMPNVPLKPRRNRPLAPR